Genomic segment of Populus nigra chromosome 14, ddPopNigr1.1, whole genome shotgun sequence:
TTTCATCTCCATAGGTTGAGAGACTTATCGGAGACAGAGACTCTTTGAGTTTTCCCAAACACTTCAAATCAACCATGGCTTCTCTGGCAATTGAAACAGGTCATCAAGAAATCCATGACCTTGAGAGGAATGGGCATGCTGAAAAGGCTCAGTGGGTGCTCAATGCTCCTGAGCCACCTAGCCTGTGGCAAGAGCTCACGGGTTCCGTCAGGGAAACAGTTTTGCCTCATGCCAGGAGATTCTCAACTGTCAAGGACAAGGGTAGCCTTTCCAAGACTGTAATTTCATTCCTGCACGCAATTTTTCCCATATTTTGTTGGTGCCGGAACTACAAGGCAACAAATTTCAAGAACGATCTGTTGGCGGGTCTAACTCTCGCTAGTCTCTGCATTCCTCAGGTAAAAACACAAGTAATCATGGAAGTTTACAATGGTCACAAAAACAGTCAACACTGCTATTTCTTTGTAGTAACTAATTTCTTAGTTTGTctgaaaataatacaaaatttcATGCAGAGTATTGGATATGCAACTCTAGCAAAGCTTGATCCTCAATATGGCCTCTGTAAGTTACCTTACTGAACTTCTGTTGAGGCTAGCTAGCTATCTTTGATATAATTAaactgtgtgtgtgtgaatttgTTTTTCGTTTTCAGATACAAGTGTTATCCCGCCTCTCATTTATGCTGTAATGGGAACTTCAAGGGACATAGCAATTGGGCCAGTGGCTGTGGTTTCACTGCTCTTGTCTTCGATGATTCCGAAACTAGAAGATCCTGAGGCTAATCCAATTCTCTACAGAAATCTTGTTCTTACCACAACCTTTTTTGCAGGAATTTTCCAAGCAGCATTTGGACTATTCAGGTGGTTCGTTCACAAGTGTATTTTTTGCTGGTTAGTGTTATTTCAACCTTTATAGTACTTATGCTGCTTAGTTTTCCTTATTGGAATTCGCAGGTTGGGTTTCCTTGTGGATTTTCTCTCCCATGCTGCAATTGTTGGGTTTGTAGCAGGGGCAGCCATTGTCATCGGTCTACAACAAATGAAAGGGCTACTTGGGATTACTCATTTCACAAATAAGACTGATGTTATCTCTGTAATGGAAGCTATTTGGAGAGCAGTTCATCATTCTGTATGTTACTGTCCCTAGATTTTCTCCTCAGTCAGCCTATTAATTCACTCGATAACATATATTGCCGTAGAAATGCCAACTTATCCTTCGTTTTTCTGTCTTGATCACAGTGGAATCCCCATAATTTTATACTCGGATGCTCATTCTTAACTTTTATTCTAATAACCAGATTTGTGGTAAGTCCTAATAGCAATAACTTAAACCTGATTAGGAATATGAGAAATTTCTTTCTGCCGTTATTAAAGTCATTTAATTAAGGATGATAGATTCGTGATTCTCTCAGGGTAGAAGGAACAGGAAGCTCTTCTGGCTGCCAGCAATTGCTCCTTTGATATCAGTTGTTTTATCAACTCTTCTAGTTTACCTGACAAGAGCAGATAAACATGGGGTACTGAttataaaacacattaaaagGGGCTTAAACCCAAGCTCAGTCCATCAGTTACAGTTCAATAATCCACACATCGGAGAAGTGGCTAAAATTGGGCTTATAGTCGCTGTCGTCGCACTCACTGTAGGTTTCAAACAATTCAACTCTAATTTTCATGAGAAGTACTAAATCAATCAACATTGCTCACTTTCCATTCCATTCTGCTGTTATGTCAAATGCAGGAAGCAATTGCAGTAGGCAGGTCTTTTGCATCCATAAAAGGATACCACATCAATGGAAACCAAGAAATGGTTGCCATGGGATTTATGAACATTTTGGGATCTTTCACTTCTTGCTATGTTGCAACTGGTGAGAGATTCTTCCAAGACTTTATGTAGGATATATCTAACAACCCATTTTCTTAcgtttattaattttcttgcttGTATTAATTAACCATCAAACTATGTAGGTTCGTTCTCGCGCAGTGCTGTCAATTTTAGTGCTGGTTGTGAAACTGCTATGTCAAATATTGTGATGGCCATTACAGTGATCATATCCTTGGAATTGTTCACAAGGCTATTGTATTACACTCCCATTGCAATCCTTGCTGCAATCATTCTTTCTGCTTTACCTGGACTCGTTGACCTTCATGAAGCATACAATATCTGGAAAATTGATAAGCTGGATTTCCTTGCTTGCGCTGGGGCCTTCATTGGGGTCTTATTTGCTTCCGTGGAGATTGGTCTACTAGCTGCGGTAACATTAGTTTCTGCTTTTTACTTCGCGGGCATACATATACATAAAGATAATAAATGCATgtcaatacaataaaaattgtttcaataaattctttttctttttgtttcatgaAACTAAGAATGCATGGAAAGCTTAgaaatattagattttattgGCTAAAgtctttcttctttccttttttttttctggtaatTTACTGCAAGTTGTAGGATTAGGCCTGAGTACTGTGTATGTCAACTTTATATAGTTTATGCACTTGAAGGATCACATCTAGGATTTTCGTGCTTCCTCatacaagaatttttttaacaattataaatgAATAGATCATATATATATCCAACCTTTGCGGACAACATTAGATACTTGATGGAAAGTGAGAAGTGGATTTCGTGGAGCTcataattaacaaaagaaatttgTGGAAAGGCCAAACGATCTCAGACCAATAAAGTACCAAAATTTGACTGATTCATTGGCATTACAATTACATATACCCCACCAAGTTGACTAAGTGTCATGTATCTTGCCAGTGGATGTGTGGCAAAAACAGTGACTGTGTACAGTGCGTAAGCAAGGGTCCGACGTGCCTGAACCatccttttgttattttttttttaaattgttttgtattattatgttttaatagtttttaaatcgttttaatatgttaatgttaaaataaattttaaaaaataaataaaatattattttattatatttatatattatcaaTTAGAAACAATTTAAATACAAACACAAACAGTTTATAAGTTATATGTTATGAGGAATTTAAAAAAGTCAGCTGCATCCAgaccatttaaattttttctgattttatatttgatgaGATAAGTTTTCACTTAATTTGAACGGTTATGTTGAGTTTCAGGTGACAATATCTTTTGTGAagattattataatctcaattaGACCAGGCGCGGAAGTACTTGGAAGACTCCCTGAAACTGATATATTCTGTGATGTTGATCAATACCCTATGGCTGCTAAGAATCCTCAGGTCCTCATAATCCGTGTTAAGTCTGGTTTGCTTTGTTTTGCAAATGCAAACTTTGTCAAAGAAAAGTAAGGACTTGATATGCTATAATGTTCATTAATTATACATGACATATACAGTATGCGTACAATAATGAACTAAGCTctattccttttcattttctaatcTGCTGTTGAAGGATAATGAAATTGGCAACTGAAGAGGAAGAGGGCAGTAAAGGGAAAAGGACTATTCAAGTTGTGATTCTTGACATGTCCAGTAAGTGTTTACGGAAAAATCAAGGATGGGTTCGTGTTAGTTATGGACTGTATCAAAAGTtttctgataatttttttttcaaaatcgtTTTCTGTGTTGCAGATTTAATGAACATTGATGTATCTGGAATCACTTCTTTGGTGGAATTGCACAAGAATCTTGCCTCGAGTGGAATGGAGGTAATACAGTGACTGTGTCCTATACTATGAATGTATATGTATTTTGGCGATGCAAATTCTCTTATCATGAACGGTTTTGTCTCTCAGCTAGCCATAACAAACCCTAAGTGGCAAGTGATTCATAAGCTAAGGGTAGCCAACTTTGTGACCAAAATAGGAGGAAGGGTCTTCTTGACAATCGGAGAAGCTGTGGATGCATGTCTGGGCGCCAAAATGGCTGCTGTTTAAGCATGTGGCTTCCAATTCTGCTTTCTTTTATCTAGTGTGAGTGTGATCTAGTCCCCTGTGTCTGTGTTACTGGgacatataataaaatgaagCTTTCATCTCCTCTACCTAATCCTAGCTAGGGCTCAAAAGTGGAAGTCCACGGCGGAGGTAGCAGCGAAGGGTGATTGTGAAagtagttaattaattagttgtgATTTTATGTAAGAAAGAAATGTAATATAAACCATAACCTGTGTAATATGTATGTTtctatcaataattttatactCTTACTCTTATAACGGCTCAAGTTCTCTTTTTCACCATTACAACTTTTATTTGACCTGGGTTTTTAAAGGGAATTTAAAAgtgtaataacaattattttttaaagtgtaattttatttagaaatatattaaaataatatttttattttaaaaaaattatttttatatcaaatatcaaaataatttaaaaacacacaaaattaatttaaaataaaaaaatcatttttaaaaatcatttttttaaaacgtaaaattCAAGATACTATGAAATTACTAATTGTGTTTACatgaaatcattttatttaaaaatatatagttattttaaaaacagcCACCCCAGTTGACAGTTAGGTTAGAAATCTAACGATATGAACATAGTAACAAGTGAAAAATCCTAGATTGTTGATCCATGTTATGTAGCCGTACCCTTTACAAAGACATTAAGAATATGGCAATTGTCAATCAATGGATAgattctatagtttttttttttttaagattctaTAGCCGTACCCTTTACAAAAACATTAAGAATATGGcaattgctgatttttttttttttaaaaagacttgTTCTTTGTATGTCAATCAATTTAATGGATGCAATACTTGTATTTTAACACTATAGCTAATTCGCTTACTATCAATAagaacaaacaaagaaagattaggtctctctctctctcacacacacacacatgcactTGAAGGATCACATCAAGAATTTCCTGTGCCTGCTTCTGAAACATTTATTAATGAATGGAGTATATATATCCAACCTTTGTGGACAATATTGCATTGAAACTGAGGAGTGGATTTCATGCCTTGATCATACTCACAAAAAgagatttttgaagaaaaattcgAGTCACTCTGATCATTGCCATAACATATACCCTACCACATTAACTAATGTCATATATCATGACACTGCGTGTGGGAAAAACAGTCAAGGGATACAGTATTTTGTGCCTGGCATCAATCGTAAGGTAGATGGATTTCACTTTCAGGGATGGAGCACAGTCAGCTACACTCTAGACCACTTAaacatttctcttttcttcttttattaatCTGTGAATGAACAAAAGAGGAAGGAAGAAAGGTAGCTTGATTCGAACTTCTTCTGTTGAGTTGCAGTGATGATGATATCTTTGTGAGGATAAACATAATCTCAACTAAGCCATGCACAGAAGTTATTGTAAGATATGTTCTGTTATACTGATCAATATCTTAATCAATTGATCCTGTGGCTCTTAAGGCTCCTCCTTTCTTGATAATCCGTGATTCGCAATTGCCAACTTCGTTAGGGAAAAGTAAGGACTGGTCTTCCTGAATATTATGCGTGCTTGAGGACCGGAATCGGACAGCTCCGGGGCTTGATCCACCAGCCGTAGAGATAACACATATAATAACGAAATGATGCTTCTGATGGCATAAAATCCGGCAGGCAGAAGTTTCTGATTCTTGTGATTAATGGCTGGTATTTTCTCTATTTGTCCCACCATTACAATTAATTCGGATTCTTAGAGTAAGTGGTGTGTGATCGATTGTGCTTCAATGAAATCATTTGATTTAGTTTTCCTTTTTGTTCAATGTTCATCAAATTAGTGCGGAGaggaattttataattaattaatcaatgcgTTATCCCACAACACGAGTTTGAGTTTTATTGTTTATGTAACATGCTGTTGTCCTGGGGGATCATGGCTgtagtttattgtttttttttttttttttctcgggcTGTTTGGAGTGTAGTGCAGTGTAGTGGTGGGCTTCccactatttattattttgtttcagcCTTTATTTGGTGTGGTGCTTAATGGGTTTtactcccttttattttttataaaattctcGTGACTTGTTAGAAACAGAATCTTCTCTATGGAAAATGATTGGCatccatttaaaaattaaaagaaaaacatttattattataatgagTTATACAAAACAGTAATGCTCAATGacacacactcacacacacacacacacacatatataatataataagttAATGAATTAATATGGCATAAGAAATACACACGGTGTAAGGTGGATGGAAAGAGGGAAACAACACTACTGGAAGAGAGTTAGAGACAACAAATACTATTTGCTGAGAAAAAAGAAGTGTATGGAATGGTTAAGTTTACCACTTTGAGATAAATTTACCACTTTGAGATAAATATAGATTGGCATGTTCAACTACAATATTTATTGTGATGATGTAATTGATGAGAAGAACAAAGTTGATGGTAGCAACATCCATGAAAAACTAGCAATTGAATATCAAggttatataattttagtttttttagaaaagggATTTTTCGGCTTAAATTATgaagatttctttttctttttttttgataatccaGGGTGTCCGGGCTAGTTTACGCATACCATGACTAACCTTTGTGCCCACTAAgcaccctgcaagcccagtaggcAAGTAAAATACTGCAAGGGTCACAAATATACATAAAGAGAATCAAACCCGAgtacaaaaaaaaggaacaagtCCGTTCTCTTATTAGACCACGACCTCAAATGTAATTATGAAGATCCTTTGATTACTTGCTTGGTACaagtacaaaaataaatttttatatagattatatGTTGGTTGTGCATTTTGATAATATATAGATGTAATATACAACTTATTGTACGAGACAAAGTTTTGTGAAGGAATGAATAGCAAGTACAAGTTTGTCATgctaaacattaaataaaactaCTACTCATTATTGATGTgtatttaaagagaaaaaagaaagattggtAATTTTTAATTGGTCAGTACTTTTATAATTAAGGCAATAACGACTGTAAATTGAGAATAAGTTTCTTCCAATTCCAGAATGATGTAGAAGCTAGAATTGCAGTAGATTGTATATAATTAAGGTTGTTTTAATAGTTTATTTAAGTAATGCTGCTaagatttagttatttttaagagcaagtatttattttatttagtgttttGGTAGTATTTAAATCTTTCTgcaattgtaaaaaacaaaaaaaaactatgatattttaattattttatacataatttGTTCTTAATTACCTGACTGTTAAGTCCAAACAATCTGCCTATGTTAGCTAACTTTGACTAgtctttcctctctcttttttctttttatattatttattctatgtttgggtttttttagttttttataataaattcttaagATTAATGAAGAGAATATCTTTTagcatttaatttgttttgtaataGTTTACAAGACAATATAATTATCTTTATATCATGTTTAGTTATTGTAAATAAgacataataaattatgaaaaaacttattttatcttaatatatattattgtcaaatttatatatattttttaaaaatagttagatattatattttttttatttatattgagtgttaaattaataatattataataaacctaattataaaacttaaatcgGCCTGACAGGTCGACCTAAAACTAGACCAGTTCAGgttttaaaaatagatgaatGATGCCAAAAACCCAAGTTAAAAGCTTGTTGACTttctttgtaattgtttttggtcaaaaaaagattgctttgttttttaaaaaaattatgtcaacTCGGGTTGATCCTCTCGACCCATGACTCGGACCTTACATTAAATGCATcctttaatcaaatttaaaaactatgataataactatttttattcgtATATTGAACCGGATCAATCCAGTTTTACCCCTCTCAACCTATGACCAGAGCTTTGGTCTGGATTCACATTcgagttgggttttaaaactatgataataaccatgTTGATCCTTACGTTAAACTGAGTCACAAGTCAGGTACCCGAGTCAACAGCAACCCGACCCGTGATCCAAGTCTTACCCTGGGTAGACCTTCAAGTtgtgttttaaaactatgataataatcatttttatttttatgttgactaGAGTCAACCCTAATTAACCATCTTGACTCAAGACTCGAGTCTTGTCCATGATCAGCTCCTGagttaggttttaaaactatgataatgattattattttttttacataacttttaaattaaaagttttttacaatgatattttagaaaaaaatataatatatattgtatCTCAAAACATGTCTTTTATATATCTCATGTTTTACAAAAATTCATTCTAAATTGttcaagaaatatatttatttttatgttttttttcaattgaatatatttttgtctttttttttcttttcagtcttAGAATAGTAACTAAATACTATATACTTCCattaagtttataaatttagaaatctaaagGCAcacatctttatttttatttttatttttattttcagtgaAGCTAAAAgcattgataattaattattaactaaTTATGTCAACTCTGCgtgttaattgaaataaacaCGTTGCTTTTTCCCAAAATTGTTCACATTCATTGAATCTCAACATTTAAGTGGTGATTATTTGATGCTtactagtaataataattttatgtatTGAAAAGTGTTGTTACCTTTTTCTTTTGCAGCCAATAACATCCCTTTTCTGATTCCCACTCACTTTTCTCAGAGTCCGTTGCACGTTTTGCTTCTCAAGCTTTCAAAGTAACGATTTTTAATattctgggataaaaaaataaagatatagaaaaaaaataaaaaattatattgtttataatttgataataatataaaaaaatagaatgactatttttatatattgtttagtTGATGATGGATaaggcaaaataaaatatatataaaaaaattattttattattttaaagattatatattttaaaaataataacatattaatttacTTTAGTTTCTATGAAGGGttagattaataataatataataattctagTTAGAAAATCCAAATCAAGATGAGTTGACTTGATACTCAGTCAACTCGGTATATAGACTGAtttagatttaagaaaaaaatataaaaaagattaacttgatttaacttgttcaacttaaaataaaacTCGGTAAAAACCAGGGTTAAAAACTCGTTAATCTTTTTACtgagatttgtttttgtcaaaaagACATTAGTttgaatacttttttaaaaaattagattgatcCTCTCGACTTGTGATCgagttagattttaaaactgTAATGATAATCACTTTTATCTTTACATGCattatttgtataattttacaattataaatatttttacattaatattttataaataaaaaataattcatattatcTACAGAGAAAATACCAAAATTcactcaaaattattttaataacatatttatttttatttatatatctataACTATtctactaaatatatttttttcaccattatcttcttctcttttatctTATACATATGATACTGTAACTGAACACTATTACAAAAAATTGCTATTTTACCCAGAATTGTCTAGATTCATTGCATCTAAGGATCTGAAGGTAATGATAACACTTATTTTCCACTTTGGTTTGTGTTGGAAAAATCCATCCAGTATCCACTCAAAAAAAATGAGGGGAAGAATGAGtccttttatattatataatccAAGTGTAGTCTCCCATTCAGAATTCAATATTGCCACATAGAGTTGGTGAAACAGACATGCCATGACTAGAGGTCTGAGAGTTAGGATCAATCAAGCTCTACTACGATTTTAGGACTGAGAGTTACACGCACATCCAGGCCAAAAGCTCAAGATTATTGATCAGGTGAGTCCATTTGTGGACACTATTGGATTTTCTTGTAGCCACGACATTCCCATTTCTATGTTCCTGTTTGTATCCTAGACACAATTAACTGTCTgcctgaaaaataaac
This window contains:
- the LOC133673008 gene encoding sulfate transporter 2.1-like translates to MASLAIETGHQEIHDLERNGHAEKAQWVLNAPEPPSLWQELTGSVRETVLPHARRFSTVKDKGSLSKTVISFLHAIFPIFCWCRNYKATNFKNDLLAGLTLASLCIPQSIGYATLAKLDPQYGLYTSVIPPLIYAVMGTSRDIAIGPVAVVSLLLSSMIPKLEDPEANPILYRNLVLTTTFFAGIFQAAFGLFRLGFLVDFLSHAAIVGFVAGAAIVIGLQQMKGLLGITHFTNKTDVISVMEAIWRAVHHSWNPHNFILGCSFLTFILITRFVGRRNRKLFWLPAIAPLISVVLSTLLVYLTRADKHGVLIIKHIKRGLNPSSVHQLQFNNPHIGEVAKIGLIVAVVALTEAIAVGRSFASIKGYHINGNQEMVAMGFMNILGSFTSCYVATGSFSRSAVNFSAGCETAMSNIVMAITVIISLELFTRLLYYTPIAILAAIILSALPGLVDLHEAYNIWKIDKLDFLACAGAFIGVLFASVEIGLLAAVTISFVKIIIISIRPGAEVLGRLPETDIFCDVDQYPMAAKNPQVLIIRVKSGLLCFANANFVKEKIMKLATEEEEGSKGKRTIQVVILDMSNLMNIDVSGITSLVELHKNLASSGMELAITNPKWQVIHKLRVANFVTKIGGRVFLTIGEAVDACLGAKMAAV